A window of the Planococcus citri chromosome 4, ihPlaCitr1.1, whole genome shotgun sequence genome harbors these coding sequences:
- the LOC135845148 gene encoding uncharacterized protein LOC135845148: MANILLPPPIRVPEPELVFTYMDAICEKCHASMLYITPEPLPEANFDTGIVNGNKPMIIGSCGHVYHAACLLDRFCETRKFDDENEIWGRCSLPSCTTPFLLENIRTLELSTIVRRFEEPANMRVSRLEMNQQLQTALRTTEITKNRIETLHQQLIQTEANCKCKVETMDQQLKWYREQFRITNEELRRYRQSGRTPADLLRLENIDVDTTVSTSMAQPAATYSSSINSVITNVTTTPSVQTPSFVNFSFTNIPTTNTASSSTPICSTLSVNRPPGLRALTVAPPANHSTQFQPQSTAEMNRFWNPQAPSDRLRSYFRSSNGNTKFLFNAKQQVRNRTPTPPAPTPNEPKVDASVAATTVATTNVTPSVSTNKTTSTTKTTSIATSKTATKTTMSSTSSPSTSKKTVATYSKSSAAKSTSTTTTSVHSSPKMSPATVKKQNLKSTNDTKFDKPKASSSPKPDRSRSTVSNEKSKASSSTKSNSNTYATATKNSGDFKPKSSNSRSINEHRTHSSRNENSKGDYRSSSSNRNRSREKTSAEYLEEIDRIFQNRKSNSHDRRDSSKENREYRDDRSRNERRSTDRRKADGTYVPKTSSTPKETYSRQANDYRRDSPLDGQYPENRHPGYDQRRTNYDTYQSSYDNRYIANRSRMTNEQSRNSQAPSIRQSTPQRTLNSTASSGTPSPNKQVRVRGTHANVQKYRNRYLIRFGAESVELAPWHPNNSYPLQFTAIAREIGVEKFAVSIAAHNMPIVGDGHAVGLTRFIIRKETYADDIDTETLRYNMSIIDLITIFEKFKKAPKRLMVSIGNFDVFMRMPIDIFRKHFTTFLNTVMSYGAEEILFLPLIKYPEQDAHFFDEITDVISANWDGLSNGTMKVKVIPPFPKNTPQLERVRVSVMGPFYAEEYYEQQAQFIRENYVPVPINMAKKHGLVQPPYVNIPPSTASHFGILPVENSESSIDQNLQAKIDARVESLFSNESTTTEAKPVEEQKLSSSQPTLTNEPISTISTNVESMITSPIQSEHVSDVEMEEKAYFESGDLNMETEYINPLDLSDGSLPHDIHREGELERMKLINENQNVINAEISSDTSSNNEENLENSRKQFNHDMRNRLHKSYLEHLTSTQQDIENTRKIITRVTEYTEAVNANSNKVAQAIEELQNANSCDALNLTLTNASSKNSSRSSSKSRSERNADETSVSSNQDFKAPDSVNPKKSVKKSKKSKKSPVRSSPRLSHKKEKLTLEEEALQIAANRTARLPGFAALSDTSVSDDLNLFSTTVDLTAPATVSYASASTDEESSLTDDRNLSLKAIQESSTVPDTDTNSISQPEELSSSEILQPPIIPAPTETLSPIKETVTAEQGKKKKSFFKGWLM; the protein is encoded by the exons ATGGCGAACATCCTCTTACCACCACCGATCAGAGTTCCAGAACCAGAGCTCGTATTTACATACATGGATGCGATATGTGAGAAATGTCATGCGTCAATGTTATACATAACACCGGAACCGTTACCAGAAGCGAATTTCGACACGGGTATAGTCAACGGAAACAAACCCATGATTATTGGATCGTGCGGACACGTATATCACGCTGCTTGCCTCTTGGACCGCTTCTGTGAAACTCGAAAATTCGACGACGAGAATGAAATATGGGGAAGATGTTCACTACCATCCTGCACGACTCCCTTTTTACTCGAAAACATTCGAACACTCGAACTATCGACAATCGTCAGGCGATTCGAGGAACCCGCGAATATGAGAGTAAGTAGGTTGGAGATGAATCAGCAACTGCAGACAGCGTTACGTACTACCGAAATCACCAAGAATCGAATCGAAACTCTTCATCAACAATTAATTCAGACGGAAGCAAACTGTAAGTGTAAAGTTGAAACAATGGATCAACAATTAAAGTGGTACAGGGAGCAATTTAGGATCACGAACGAGGAGTTACGGAGATACCGGCAATCTGGCAGAACTCCAGCCGACCTGTTAAGACTGGAAAACATCGATGTCGACACAACTGTATCAACTTCAATGGCCCAACCCGCAGCTACGTACTCATCATCGATTAATTCAGTGATTACAAATGTAACCACTACTCCATCGGTACAAACTCCTTCATTCGTCAACTTCTCATTCACAAACATTCCGACCACCAACACTGCATCATCATCGACTCCGATCTGTTCGACGTTATCAGTCAACCGGCCACCTGGTTTACGAGCATTAACCGTAGCACCACCGGCAAACCATTCGACGCAATTCCAACCGCAATCGACCGccgaaatgaatcgattctggAATCCGCAAGCTCCATCCGATCGTTTAAGATCATACTTTCGATCATCAAATGGTAATACGAAATTTCTATTTAACGCAAAACAACAAGTACGCAATCGCACACCGACACCACCAGCTCCGACACCAAACGAACCGAAGGTAGACGCAAGTGTAGCTGCGACAACTGTCGCAACTACCAACGTAACACCTTCAGTTTCGACAAATAAAACCACATCAACGACTAAAACGACATCGATCGCTACGTCAAAAACTGCGACTAAAACGACGATGTCGTCTACATCATCTCCGTCCACGTCAAAGAAGACTGTTGCGACATATAGTAAATCATCGGCGGCGAAATCGACTTCCACCACTACAACGTCGGTACACTCATCTCCGAAGATGTCACCTGCAACGGTAAAGaaacaaaatctgaaaagtaCCAACGATACTAAGTTCGATAAACCTAAAGCGTCAAGTTCGCCAAAACCCGATCGATCGAGGTCTACAGTAAGTaacgaaaaatcaaaagcaTCGTCGTCCACGAAATCGAACTCGAATACATATGCTACAGCTACTAAAAACAGCGGTGATTTCAAACCAAAAAGCTCCAACAGCCGTAGTATAAATGAACACCGTACGCACTCAAGCCGCAACGAAAACTCGAAAGGCGATTACCGTTCCAGTTCTTCAAACCGCAACCGTTCCAGAGAAAAGACCTCAGCGGAATACCTTGAAGAAATCgatagaattttccaaaatcgtaaATCGAACTCACACGATCGCAGAGATTCATCAAAAGAAAATCGCGAATATCGAGATGACCGATCAAGAAATGAAAGACGCTCAACCGACCGCAGAAAGGCAGACGGTACATATGTGCCGAAAACCTCTTCTACGCCTAAAGAAACATACAGCAGGCAAGCAAACGATTATCGCCGCGATTCACCTTTGGACGGACAGTACCCGGAAAATCGCCACCCGGGGTATGATCAACGGCGGACTAACTATGACACGTATCAGTCAAGCTACGATAACCGTTATATTGCGAATCGATCAAGAATGACCAATGAACAATCTCGAAATTCTCAAGCGCCGTCAATTAGACAATCGACGCCTCAACGAACTTTAAACAGCACCGCGTCTTCAGGTACACCATCGCCGAATAAACAGGTCAGAGTTCGCGGTACTCACgcgaatgttcaaaaataccGAAATCGATATTTAATTCGTTTCGGTGCCGAATCAGTTGAATTGGCACCTTGGCATCCTAACAATTCTTACCCACTCCAATTCACAGCAATTGCTCGCGAAATTGGAGTGGAGAAATTCGCCGTAAGCATCGCAGCCCATAACATGCCAATCGTCGGAGACGGGCATGCCGTAGGTCTGACCCGATTTATTATTCGCAAAGAGACATATGCTGATGACATCGACACCGAAACATTACGATACAATATGTCGATCATTGATCTAATTACAATATTCGAGAAGTTCAagaaagctccaaaacgactaatGGTTTCGATAGGAAACTTCGACGTATTTATGAGAATGCCAATTGACATTTTCAGAAAGCATTTTACTACTTTCCTGAACACGGTGATGTCATACGGTGCcgaagaaattttattcttgCCTCTAATAAAATACCCAGAACAGgatgctcattttttcgatgaaattacaGATGTAATTTCAGCCAATTGGGATGGTTTATCGAATGGTACGATGAAAGTAAAAGTAATTCCACCATTTCCGAAGAACACGCCCCAATTGGAGCGTGTAAGGGTGAGCGTGATGGGTCCCTTTTACGCCGAAGAGTACTACGAGCAACAAGCGCAATTCATCCGTGAAAACTACGTACCTGTACCCATAAATATGGCGAAGAAACACGGTCTAGTCCAACCGCCGTACGTAAATATTCCGCCGTCAACTGCCTCCCATTTTGGAATTCTACCCGTCGAAAATTCTGAAAGCTCCATCGACCAGAACCTACAAGCTAAAATAGATGCTCGCGTTGAAAGTTTGTTCTCAAATGAATCTACAACCACCGAAGCGAAGCCTGTCGAGGAGCAAAAACTGAGCTCTAGCCAACCTACACTTACtaatgaaccgatttcgacGATCTCTACAAATGTAGAGTCCATGATAACTTCTCCGATCCAATCCGAACACGTGTCAGATGTGGAAATGGAAGAAAAAGCTTATTTCGAATCAGGTGATTTGAACATGGAAACCGAATACATAAATCCGCTAGATTTATCCGATGGCTCTCTACCTCATGATATTCACCGTGAAGGAGAGTTAGAACGAATGAAACTAATTAACGAAAACCAAAACGTAATCAATGCTGAGATTTCATCTGATACCTCTAGCAACAATGaagaaaaccttgaaaattcgAGGAAACAATTTAACCACGATATGCGTAACCGGTTACATAAGTCTTATCTCGAACATTTGACCAGTACTCAACAAGATATTGAGAATACGCGTAAAATAATTACGAGAGTGACCGAATACACCGAAGCAGTTAATGCGAACTCGAACAAAGTTGCCCAAGCTATTGAGGAATTGCAAAACGCAAATTCATGTGACGCTCTCAATCTCACCTTAACCAACGCTTCGTCGAAAAATTCCTCAAGGAGTTCGTCAAAATCTCGTTCTGAACGCAACGCTGACGAAACATCTGTTTCGTCAAATCAAGACTTCAAGGCTCCCGATTCGGTTAATCCGAAAAAATCggttaaaaaatcgaaaaagagcaaaaaatctCCAGTTCGGTCATCTCCGCGTCTATCCCATAAAAAGGAGAAACTCACGCTCGAAGAAGAAGCTCTCCAAATCGCTGCCAATCGCACCGCTCGATTACCTGGGTTTGCTGCACTGTCCGATACATCTGTCTCGGACGATCTAAACTTATTCTCAACAACGGTGGATCTAACAGCTCCAGCGACAGTTTCGTACGCATCAGCATCTACAGATGAAGAATCTTCTCTTACGGACGATAGAAATTTGTCGCTAAAAGCTATACAAGAAAGCTCAACGGTCCCAGACACTGACACAAACTCCATCTCACAACCGGAAGAGCTATCGTCGTCAGAAATTTTACAGCCGCCGATTATTCCGGCACCGACTGAAACTTTATCGCCAATAAAGGAAACCGTAACCGCAGAACAG ggtaaaaagaagaaatccttttttaaaggctggtTAATGTAA
- the LOC135842262 gene encoding probable protein phosphatase CG10417 has translation MGYYLSRPKKDKESEDRQNKKIMYGASSMQGWRLKQEDSHNCILDFDEETSLFGVYDGHGGAEVAIYTSEKLPGFIKENDEYKSGDYEKALISAFLEFDDTLTSKTAIARLNEIIQSDKENDSDEREESSTGTLLFSEANAQCSHSGKNDDDDDDDDADYEYGDVDPEIENPDSLRRDASRPLEEVMASYRIPNVGKLIAGERGMKPASPYLRGRRDGAGSSGDCSSSSSYAGECSSSFNQPGPSSSNECSSSTSLSRTSKVEVNGSGDAEAESSVNGEPEQTSSKATLKEQSEEISESSKSSKDESSKSSKDESSTNGPNESLVNGSANVNGDITDEVGTSTKETPTKESPSESDEAPSCSTPSKKKKLALTDLDDSDVVKNFITKEEIDEADEDDSEDETFEVDDGAESDSDDDDDFEYKESLFTKLKRRLCQVAMQADAIVDDDDDDDDDDEESDQSHLPIEIDEEGEEEEDDEEEAEDEEETEEDESDEEDTIDLFSDGSANPGAESGCTAVVALIKNDTLYVANAGDSRCVICKDGKAVDMSEDHKPEDEPERARIEKAGGKVTDDGRVNGGLNLSRALGDHSYKRNTTLTNKEQMIIALPDIRTCKLEPDVEFIVLACDGIWNSMTSQEVVDFIKPRIQSNQKLSSICEELFDACLAPCKMCDGTGCDNMTCIIVKVRQEGDNDETNVQDDSKQTTESKETPASENMVIDSNEADVSESVEADTKKANVSETNEVDSTPAELPQSVDSSQNKKIDENNEAVPSQQVSEAVPVPETEEQSDSSTRLKRCADSTEEGECQAKRQKTDTNVDSS, from the exons ATGGGTTATTATTTATCACGTCCGAAGAAAGACAAGGAATCGGAAGATCGGCAGAATAAGAAAATTATGTACGGTGCGAGTTCGATGCAGGGCTGGCGTCTTAAGCAAGAA GATTCTCACAATTGTATATTAGATTTCGATGAAGAAACATCTCTGTTCGGCGTGTACGACGGACACGGTGGCGCAGAAGTGGCCATATACACATCGGAAAAGCTACCAGGGTTCATAAAGGAAAACGACGAGTACAAGAGTGGcgattatgagaaagcattAATCTCGGCGTTTTTAGAATTCGACGATACCCTTACGTCGAAAACAGCTATAGCTCGACTGAACGAGATAATTCAGAGTGACAAGGAGAACGACAgcgatg AACGAGAAGAATCCAGTACTGGCACCCTGTTGTTCTCAGAAGCCAATGCTCAATGTTCTCATTCTGGGAAgaatgatgatgacgatgacgacgacgacgcagaTTACGAATACGGTGACGTTGATCCGGAAATCGAAAATCCTGATTCATTACGACGTGACGCCAGTCGACCGTTGGAAGAAGTAATGGCTTCCTATCGTATTCCCAATGTTGGTAAATTAATCGCCGGCGAACGAGGCATGAAACCAGCATCACCTTACTTGAGAGGTCGTCGAGATGGTGCCGGCAGTAGCGGAGACTGCAGTTCTAGTAGTAGCTATGCTGGAGAATGCAGTTCTAGTTTTAATCAACCTGGACCCAGCTCGTCGAACGAATGCTCGTCTAGTACTTCTCTCAGTCGAACCAGTAAAGTTGAAGTTAACGGCAGTGGAGATGCTGAAGCTG AATCCTCGGTGAACGGTGAACCTGAGCAAACTAGTTCGAAAGCTACTTTGAAAGAACAATCTGAAG AAATTTCAGAATCATCGAAAAGTTCCAAGGACGAATCGTCCAAAAGTTCTAAAGACGAATCGTCAACCAACGGTCCCAACGAATCGTTGGTCAACGGCTCAGCTAACGTTAACGGTGACATAACCGATGAAGTAGGAACCTCAACAAAGGAAACTCCTACGAAAGAATCACCATCCGAATCTGATGAAGCGCCTTCCTGCAGTACGCcctctaaaaagaaaaaacttgctTTGACCGATCTAGACGATAGCGacgtggtgaaaaattttatcaccaaGGAAGAAATAGACGAAGCTGATGAGGATGATTCCGAAGACGAAACTTTCGAAGTTGATGATGG TGCCGAAAGTGATTCCGACGATGATGACGATTTTGAATACAAGGAGAGTTTATTTACCAAGCTGAAAAGACGATTGTGTCAGGTTGCTATGCAGGCTGACGCTATAGtagatgacgacgacgacgatgacgatgatgatgaagaatCTGATCAATCTCACTTACCGATTGAAATTGACGAAGAAGGCGAAGAAGAGGAAGACGATGAAGAAGAAGCAGAAGATGAAGAGGAAACTGAGGAAGATGAAAGTGACGAAGAAGATACTATCGATTTATTCAGCGATGGTTCTGCCAAT CCTGGAGCTGAAAGCGGATGCACAGCGGTAGTCGCCTTGATTAAAAATGACACTCTGTACGTTGCCAATGCCGGAGATTCTCGTTGTGTAATTTGTAAAGATGGCAAAGCCGTTGATATGTCCGAAGATCACAAACCTGAAGACGAACCGGAAAGAGCACGTATAGAGAAAGCCGGTGGAAAAGTAACCGATGATGGTAGAGTCAACGGAGGACTGAATTTATCAAGAGCCttag GTGATCACAGTTACAAAAGAAATACCACATTAACCAACAAAGAACAAATGATCATCGCTTTACCGGACATTCGCACTTGCAAATTGGAACCAGATGTTGAATTTATTGTTTTAGCCTGTGACGGTATTTGGAACTCGATGACCAGTCAAGAAGTAGTTGATTTCATCAAACCGAGAATCCAATctaatcaaaaattatccagtATATGCGAAGAG CTCTTCGATGCCTGTTTAGCGCCATGCAAAATGTGCGATGGTACCGGGTGTGATAATATGACGTGTATAATTGTAAAAGTTCGACAAGAAGGTGATAACGATGAAACCAATGTCCAAGACGACTCAAAACAAACGACTGAATCTAAAGAAACGCCAGCTTCTGAAAACATGGTTATCGATTCGAACGAAGCTGATGTTTCTGAAAGCGTCGAAGCTGATACAAAAAAAGCTAATGTCTCTGAGACTAACGAAGTCGACTCCACTCCAGCTGAGCTCCCACAGTCAGTTGACAgttctcaaaacaaaaaaatcgatgaaaataacgaagcTGTTCCTAGCCAACAAGT CTCTGAAGCTGTACCTGTACCTGAGACAGAAGAACAGAGTGATTCATCGACACGTTTGAAAAGATGCGCTGACTCGACAGAAGAAGGCGAGTGTCAAGCTAAGAGACAAAAGACTGACACGAACGTTGATAGTTCCTGA
- the LOC135842263 gene encoding complex I assembly factor ACAD9, mitochondrial-like, which translates to MIVLKSPSLRRLNNLRNHTNFHSKRCSSSATKLYEPADEDTIRTAALKPLKKEPPRPPFVKTLFSGRVDTNLLAYPEVLGERRLKLLDANTEILKRMVSEHVNPKESDTICDIPEKTIELIRNLKLFGMSAPAKYGGLELTHTERARMYEVLSEDPSLAAMIFSQEVLGHKLINQYGNDHQKEKYLRKLASGKSFVAYCANEQESGADVASMSTYAVRSSDGFIINGSKVWVMNADKADVFIVFARIKEGNQSLNRYYSEENEKEGDFDVDDIGVFLVDKQTPGITVGERKDTLGVRGLHMCDVEFKNVVAKQTDILGDVKQGYDIARQFIVEDRYLIGVLGLNILRKMQKEMTEYSIRRKVFGDNLCNYGLTQMKLARSSMNIYVIESLIYFTTGLLDTYEEADCELENAITKVMCSELAWQTITDGMNLLGGQAYIRNQPSERYFRDMKILSMFDVSDEVLKMYIALCGLKYICNDINDDVVRARNPYYHPKEMLKKFYSTFRVESKNPKLYLKLYEYLHPALCFISEIIEACILRFEFGLARALYRDGTLIVNDQFQLCRVADGAMLIYAMIACISRASRSICIGSNNADEEVVIVEAFVKECKPKIEEIVEALTHGDTYVTDAFHKKIGEKTVKYKGYYAEDPLKLNY; encoded by the coding sequence ATGATCGTCTTAAAAAGTCCTTCACTCCGTCGCCTCAACAACTTACGGAATCATACGAATTTTCATTCGAAACGATGCAGTAGCTCAGCAACCAAGCTATACGAACCTGCCGACGAAGATACCATCAGGACAGCTGCCCTTAAACCGTTGAAAAAAGAACCTCCCAGACCTCCGTTTGTAAAAACTTTATTCTCCGGTCGAGTCGACACTAATCTGCTCGCTTATCCGGAAGTTCTCGGCGAACGACGTCTAAAACTACTAGATGCTAATACAGAAATACTCAAGCGTATGGTATCCGAACACGTAAATCCCAAAGAATCCGATACTATTTGCGACATTCCTGAAAAAACAATCGAACTAATCCGTAATTTGAAACTATTCGGTATGTCAGCTCCAGCAAAATACGGCGGGTTGGAATTAACTCATACAGAACGTGCCAGAATGTACGAAGTTCTCTCAGAAGATCCATCTCTAGCTGCTATGATATTCAGTCAAGAAGTATTGGGTCATAAGTTGATCAATCAGTACGGAAACGATCATCAGAAGGAAAAGTATCTTAGGAAACTCGCTTCAGGAAAATCATTCGTTGCTTACTGCGCAAACGAACAAGAATCTGGTGCAGACGTAGCTTCTATGAGCACTTACGCAGTTAGATCTAGCGACGGATTTATAATTAATGGTTCCAAAGTTTGGGTCATGAATGCTGATAAAGCAGACGTCTTTATTGTGTTTGCCCGGATAAAAGAAGGAAATCAGTCGCTTAATAGATATTAttctgaagaaaatgaaaaagaaggcGATTTCGACGTCGATGATATCGGCGTATTTTTGGTAGATAAACAAACGCCCGGAATTACCGTCGGTGAACGAAAAGATACTTTGGGAGTTCGAGGTCTACACATGTGCgatgttgaattcaaaaatgtggtAGCGAAGCAGACAGATATATTGGGCGATGTTAAACAAGGTTACGATATTGCCAGACAATTCATCGTAGAAGATCGTTATCTAATCGGTGTCCTGGGTTTAAACATATTACGCAAAATGCAGAAAGAAATGACCGAGTATTCCATACGACGAAAAGTCTTCGGCGATAATTTGTGTAATTACGGTTTAACACAAATGAAACTCGCCCGCAGTTCTATGAATATTTACGTTATCGAAAGCTTGATATATTTCACCACCGGATTATTAGACACGTACGAAGAAGCCGATTGCGAATTAGAAAACGCTATAACTAAAGTGATGTGTAGCGAATTAGCCTGGCAAACGATTACAGACGGTATGAACCTGCTTGGCGGTCAAGCTTACATTAGAAATCAGCCGTCCGAAAGATATTTCAGAGATATGAAGATCTTGTCGATGTTTGATGTTAGCGACGAAGTTCTCAAAATGTACATAGCCTTGTGTGGGCTGAAGTACATTTGTAACGATATCAACGATGACGTAGTCCGTGCTCGCAACCCATACTATCATCCTAAAGAGATGCTTAAGAAATTCTATAGTACCTTTAGAGTAGAGTCAAAAAATCCCAAGCTATATCTGAAACTTTACGAATACTTACATCCTGCCTTATGTTTCATTAGCGAAATAATAGAAGCGTGCATTTTACGATTTGAATTCGGCTTAGCAAGGGCTTTATACAGAGACGGTACGTTAATAGTGAATGATCAGTTTCAACTATGTCGAGTGGCTGATGGTGCCATGCTAATTTATGCCATGATTGCCTGCATCAGTAGAGCTTCGAGATCGATTTGTATAGGATCCAATAATGCTGATGAGGAAGTTGTCATCGTCGAAGCTTTTGTTAAAGAATGTAAACCCAAAATAGAAGAAATTGTTGAAGCTCTCACTCATGGAGATACTTATGTTACTgatgcttttcataaaaaaataggtgaaaaaacAGTCAAATATAAAGGCTACTACGCCGAAGATCCGTTGAAACTTAATTATTAA